ACGCGGATCATCTCTTGATCTCCTTTCTAATTCGGCAATACGCTTGTGCAGTTTGATGAATTGCTCGGCATAATCAATCTCTGCCCAAGCCAAGAGCAGCAGGTCCAGTGCATGTACCAGCAGGATAGAAAAGGGAATCTGTTCTCCGCGTGCTTCACGGTGTAGTATTTCTGCTTGCATCTTGTGCGCTGCCAGTTGCGCTTCATTCGCCCTTTTCAAAGCCTCCTCTGCCTGCTTCCAATCGTTTTCGGCGGCATAGTCGGCTGCCTCTTTGGCAGCGCAGCGTGCATCACCCCCATAGAGAATAAGGGTACACAGAGTTTGTTCCCAATCGGTCCCGCACGTTTGCTCAGACATGTATTCCTCCCAAGAGTGATAGCCCTGTGATTTCATGGTGTAGTAGATGCTCGTGCCAAACTGGCATGAATCTACCGCGATCAGGATGACTCTGACAGCGTAGTCTGCCTCTGGCTAATGCTGATAGCGGACACTTCGCTGGCGCTGATGACGCAGCGGAAGCTAGTGTAATCGTTACGGCGGCGAGGCGTATAAGGCAGTCGTGAGAAGCAACGGGCATTATCATGCGTGGTATCCCAAGAACCACCACGCATGGGTTGAAGGACACGTCCGCCGGGTCCAAATGTCCATTCCCAGACATTCCCAGCCATATCGGCCACACCGTAGGGGCTGTCACCCTGGGGCGAGAATTTTCCTACCGGTGTCGTATCAAAGATGCGCGTTTCGCACGTGTTAGCGCGGGATTTGTCCCATTCATCGCCCCATGGATAAATCCGTCCATCCGTACCCCGCGCTGCCTTTTCCCACTCCTCTTCGGTGGGTAATCTCTTGCCAGCCCATTTGGCATAGGCGGCTGCATCGTCCCAATTGACTTGCACAACGGGGTGGTTTTCCTTGCCTTCGGGGATGTTGCCGCGCCGCCAGTGCAAAGGTGGGGGATAACCGGTGGCATCCACGAATCGTTTGTACTCCGCGTTGGTCACGGGGTATTTGTCTATGTAAAAAGCCTCGACGTAAACGGGTTTTTTCTCTTCGCCCTTGAAGAACTCGCCTGCGGGAATATAGATCATTTCCTTGCCGTCTTGTGCGATAATCACTGCAGGGGGTTGTTGCTCCATTCTTTATCCATCCTCCCTTGATTTTGAATGCAAATATCTCAGTCTTGTTGCTCGATTCTTGGCTTATTTGTGCGCTTTTTGCGTTTACCCGCTCGTATCGGCGCTGGCAATTGTCCTCTCAGCCACCACCATCCCACTGCAATTAACGCGCCCTCGAAAGCCAGGGTGAGCAGTGTGGGAAGCTGTCCCCATCCGGCAAATCCAACGGTGATAGCGTTGTAACCCAGCTCAATGCCCGCGTGGATCAGCATGGCATAAAACAACAGGTGCAGCTTCTTCTCTAGGAGGGCGTAGCCCACTACTGCTCCCAGGCAAGCATTGAAGAGCAGCAGGGACAACCGATCTGCTAACGAGGCAATGGCAGCCAGCCCTAGGTCAGGCAGGGAACGGGCTGCAGTCTCTGCCAACAAGGCAGTAGAGGTATCGCCAAATAGCAAACGCAAGCCAACTCCAATAAAGGCAAAACCAAGAAAAATCCGGGTAATCAGGCCCACGCCAAGTCCCAATGCTATGCCAGAGGGCACAAGTACTTGCCCACTTACTCGCTTGTATTTTAGCACAAGATACTTCATTGCTTCAACAAAGAAACCTGCCAACAAGGCCATGATGATAAGCTGGGTTACAGTACGGGCGGTCCCACCAGAGGCAGCCAGGAATTGACGCGCCAGGCTGGTGAAAAAGTTTATTGGTAGGAGAGCTAGCAACAAGCCACCAGCACCCCACCAAATCAGCGTCCTGTCCACCGTGGGCATACGCCTCAGGATGAAGAGAAGGACATAGCCTGGCAGTAGCACGAACAGCATTCCTTGACTACAAAGCAGTATCCCTCTCAGTCCCATGTGCTTCCCCTTTTACCACCCGTATTTCTCAGGCCCCCACTCCTTGCGTTCCACTTCTTGCTTGAGCAGGAGCAGGCTGTTTTCAGGGATATCCCCACTGACGACCACACCAGGACCAATGGCCGAATAAGCCCCCACTTTGGAGCCAGGCATGAAAATCGTACTCACCCCAGTGCGGCAAAAGTCGCCAATGAACGAGGCACAGGAAGCATAGGGTGGAGTCTCCCAACGACTTTTCACCTTGTGCGGCTGGGGCTGATCGTCAAAGCGCAGCGTACCGAACACCGTGCCTGCACCAATGTCCACCGCTTCACCCAATACTCCCCATAGCTCGCATTGGTGCATGATCGTACTGCGCCCCAACAAAACGCCGTGGATTTCAGCGCAAAAGCCGATTTTGCAGCGCGGGCCTATACTGGTATGTTCGCCTATCAGCGCGTAATCCTTTACTTGAGTGTGCGGACCAACATAGGTGTTTGATCCGATGATCGCCCCATTGGTGACCATAGCGTCTTGGTCAATCCAAGCGTTTCCCTCGATCACCGTTCCCGGACCAATGACGGCATTCTCGCCCAGTAACAGATGCCCTTTTATCTCTGCCTTTTCAGAAATGCGTGCGGATGGGTGAATGACATCAGCGGATAAGGATTGGCTCAAGAATCCAAGCCAGATGTAATTGGCGGCAAGGATGTCCCAAGGTCTATCTATATCCAGAGCAAAGGCAGCAGGTTCGACCACTCGCACGGGAAGGCCATCCTCGACCATCATCTGGATGGTCTGTGCTAGGTCGGCTTCATTTTGAGGAGGCATGCCGCCAGAGGGAATAGCAGTTACGTAGCCCGGGTGGGCTTCTAAGTAAGGTAGGACGACTTTGCGGTGGAGAATAAAAGCCCCAGCTAGCCGGTGGGTAATGCTATGACGAGGATGAGCAATCACCTCCTCCACCAAGCCCTCTCGCACGCGTACAGCTAAGTATATGGTTTGGTTTTCCAACCTGTGCAGCGGTGCAGCCAAGGCGAGGGTGGTGTCCTGGCCTTCTTTATAGGCAGAAATCAGCCTGGGTAAAGTTGCTGGATCCAAGAGTACATCGCCATATAGAACAAGGACCTGCTCGTCTTCTATGCTTTTCAATGCTTGAAGCAAAGCAGGAGCTGTGCCCTGTGGTGGATCGAAAACCAAGATCTCGACGTTAGGCTGTGGCATCCCGTCATCAGGACATCCCAATCCCGCAGCGCCAACAGGTTGCTTGCCTTTGCCCGATACAAGATGCCTAAGTTGCGCCTCGAAGCGCGAGTTCGTTACGACAGCGATAGAGGTAATGCCCTCAGCCACGAGGCTACGAATCTGCTGGCGCAGT
This Chloroflexota bacterium DNA region includes the following protein-coding sequences:
- a CDS encoding formylglycine-generating enzyme family protein, with protein sequence MEQQPPAVIIAQDGKEMIYIPAGEFFKGEEKKPVYVEAFYIDKYPVTNAEYKRFVDATGYPPPLHWRRGNIPEGKENHPVVQVNWDDAAAYAKWAGKRLPTEEEWEKAARGTDGRIYPWGDEWDKSRANTCETRIFDTTPVGKFSPQGDSPYGVADMAGNVWEWTFGPGGRVLQPMRGGSWDTTHDNARCFSRLPYTPRRRNDYTSFRCVISASEVSAISISQRQTTLSESS
- a CDS encoding NTP transferase domain-containing protein, translating into MKRAIILAQGIGSKVWPFNTTRPKAALPIGGAPLLRQQIRSLVAEGITSIAVVTNSRFEAQLRHLVSGKGKQPVGAAGLGCPDDGMPQPNVEILVFDPPQGTAPALLQALKSIEDEQVLVLYGDVLLDPATLPRLISAYKEGQDTTLALAAPLHRLENQTIYLAVRVREGLVEEVIAHPRHSITHRLAGAFILHRKVVLPYLEAHPGYVTAIPSGGMPPQNEADLAQTIQMMVEDGLPVRVVEPAAFALDIDRPWDILAANYIWLGFLSQSLSADVIHPSARISEKAEIKGHLLLGENAVIGPGTVIEGNAWIDQDAMVTNGAIIGSNTYVGPHTQVKDYALIGEHTSIGPRCKIGFCAEIHGVLLGRSTIMHQCELWGVLGEAVDIGAGTVFGTLRFDDQPQPHKVKSRWETPPYASCASFIGDFCRTGVSTIFMPGSKVGAYSAIGPGVVVSGDIPENSLLLLKQEVERKEWGPEKYGW
- a CDS encoding PTS lactose/cellobiose transporter subunit IIA — protein: MSEQTCGTDWEQTLCTLILYGGDARCAAKEAADYAAENDWKQAEEALKRANEAQLAAHKMQAEILHREARGEQIPFSILLVHALDLLLLAWAEIDYAEQFIKLHKRIAELERRSRDDPRP